A region of Cellulophaga sp. RHA19 DNA encodes the following proteins:
- a CDS encoding helix-turn-helix domain-containing protein, translating into MTSFGHYIKTEREKREWTQTELGIKIGINTSAICRIENESQKFSKTKLRKLAELFQTDLQTVTDLFFADKFVKEAMKYKCSESIFSVAEDTANYYRNVNVKQGKLEL; encoded by the coding sequence ATGACAAGTTTCGGACATTATATAAAAACAGAAAGAGAAAAACGAGAATGGACGCAAACCGAACTCGGAATAAAAATCGGAATTAATACAAGTGCAATATGTCGCATTGAAAACGAAAGTCAAAAGTTTAGCAAAACGAAATTGAGAAAGTTAGCTGAACTATTTCAAACCGATTTACAAACCGTTACTGATTTGTTTTTTGCAGATAAATTCGTTAAAGAAGCAATGAAATATAAATGTTCTGAATCTATTTTTTCGGTTGCAGAAGATACTGCTAACTATTATCGCAATGTAAACGTAAAACAAGGAAAATTAGAATTATGA